The Blattabacterium cuenoti genomic sequence GGAGGGGTTACATTAGTAAGAAGCTATAAGCCATTGGATATTACTAAATTACATTCCCCTAATGAATTATGGGTAAGCATTATTCACCCGCAAATTGAAATTAGAACATCGGATGCTAGAGAAATTTTAAAACAAAAAATATTAATGACAGATGCTATTCGACAATGGGGAAACATAGGATCATTAGTTGCCGGATTATATCAAGAGAATTATGAATTAATAAGCAGGTCTTTAGAAGATGTTATCGTTGAACCTATACGAGCAATGTTAATTCCAGCTTTTTATGAACTCAAAATTAGATGTAAAGAAATAGGAGCTTTAGGTGGAGGAATTTCTGGTTCAGGGCCTTCTGTTTTCATGTTAAGTAAGGGAAACAATACTGCTAAAAAAGTAACTGAAATGATGAATCGTGTTTACTCTCCATTAAAAATTGATTATAAAACTTATACTTCTCCAATTAATCAACAAGGAGTTAAGTGGTCTAAAATTATTTAATAAGTAATATAAAATAATTCTTATGTTGTATCATAGTTTAGAAAATTATAAAAATTTAGTTTCTTTTGAAAATGCTGTATTAAAAGGGTTATCACCAGATGGTGGATTATACGTTCCTGAACGTATTCCAAAATTAGAACATCAATTTATTCATAATATTTCTAATTATGATATTGATACAATAGCGATGAATATCATCAAACCTTATATTGGAAAATCTATTCCAGAAGATTTTATTCATAATATCATTTGTGATACTTTAAATTTTCCTTTTCCATTACAAAAAATTCATGATAATATTCACGTATTAGAGCTTTTTCATGGACCTACTTTAGCTTTTAAAGATGTAGGAGCTAGATTTATGGCAGGATGTTTGAGTTATTTTTCTAAAAGAATAGGACAAAATGTCACAGTTTTAGTAGCTACTTCAGGAGATACTGGTGGAGCTGTAGCTCAAGGGTTTCACAAAAAACCTGGAATAGAAGTTATTATTTTATATCCGTATAATGGAATTAGTTCTTTGCAAGAACAACAAATTACTTCTTTAGGAGACAATATATTTTCTGTAGCAATAAATGGAAATTTTGATAATTGTCAAAAAATGGTAAAAAAAGCCTTTTTGGATAAAAAAATACAAAAAAAATATTTATTGACTTCTGCTAATTCTATTAATATCGCTAGATGGATCCCTCAAATGTTTTATTATTTTTTAGCTTATAGAAAAATAAAAATGATGGGGAATACAAAAGAATTAATTTTTTCAGTTCCTAGTGGAAATTTTGGAAATATCTGTGCAGGAATGATGGCTGAAAAAATGGGCGTTCCCATAAAATTATTTATTGCTTCTACAAATATTAATGATACTATTCCTAGATTTTTAAAATATGAAAAATATCATCCTCTTCCAGTAAAAAAAACTATATCCAATGCTATGGATATATCTGATCCAAGTAATTTTTCTAGAATATGGAATTTTTTGTACAAAAAAAATATATTTCAATTAAAACAAAAACTTTTTTCTTATCAGTTTACGGATAAAAATACTTTAGACACCATCAATATAGTTTGGAAAAAATATAAATATATGCTTGATCCACACGGATCTATTGGTTATTTAGGATTAAGAAAATATTTGCAAGAAGTAAAAGATTCTTCATCTAGAATTGCTATTTTTTTAGAAACTGCTCATCCAATTAAATTTATAGATGAGATACCGTCCTCTTTAAGAGGAGAAATTATTGCTCCTGATATACTGAAAAAATTTTTAAGTAGAAAAGTAAAAAAACAAAAAATATCCTTATCTAATGATTTTAATGTTTTTAGAGATTGGTTATTAGAAAGAAGATAAAATTTAAATTGCTACATCTCCTTTAATATGAGGATAAGGATTATAATCTTTTAATTGAAAATCTTCAAAACGAAATTCAAAAATATTTTTTACTAATGGATTAAGGATCATTTTTGGAAGTTTTCTTGGAGTTCTTTTTATTTGTAATTTTACCTGTTTAATATGGTTATTATAGATATGAGCATCCCCTACAGTATGTATAAGTTCTTTTTCTTTTAAATCAAGAGTTTTAGATAACATAATAAGCAATAGAGCATAAGAAGCTATGTTAAATGGTAATCCTAAAAAAATGTCTGCACTCCTTTGATACAGGAGTAAAGACAATTTTTTGTCAGATACATAGAATTGAAAGAGCAAATGACAAGGAGGTAAAGCCATATTTTTAATCATACCAACATTCCAAGAAGAAACAATTAAACGTCGTGAATTCGGGTTTAATTTTATTTCTTTTATAAGATTAGTTATTTGATCAATAAAAAATCCATCATATGTTGGCCATTTTCTCCATTGAAATCCATATATTGGTCCAAGATTTCCGTTTTTATCTGACCATTCGTCCCATATTGAAACTTGATTATCTTTCAAATATTGGATGTTTGTGTCTCCTTTCAAAAACCATAATAATTCATAAATAATAGATCGTAAATTTAATTTTTTTGTGGTTAAAAGAGGGAACCCTTTTTCTAAATTGAATCGCATATGATATCCAAATATACTTATCGTTCCAATACCAGTACGATCTTGCTTTTTTATACCATTTTTTAATACGTTTTTTAATAGATTTAAGTATTGTTTCATAGTATTATATTAATTATTTTTTTTCTTAATTTTATTAAGATTATAAAAGTATTTTTGCATAAAAAATATAACTATGAATCAAAAGGTTCTCTTCTTTTCTACAAGAAGTGGGTTAAAATTGGCAAAAAATATATCTTCTTTTTATGGACCTTTTCTTGGAAAGGTCCAATTTTTAAAATTTAGTGATGGAGAATATACTCCTTGTTTTGAACAATCTGTTCGTGGATCTAGAGTTTTTTTAATTGGTTCTACTTTTCCTCCGGTAGATAATTTAATGGAATTATTATTAATGTGCGATGCAGCTCGTAGAGCTTCCGCTAATAATATAACACTTGTTATTCCATATTTTGGATGGGCTAGACAAGATCATAAAGATAAGCCAAGGACTCCTATTGCTGCGAAATTAATAGCAAATTTAATGGTTGCTTCAGGAGCAACTAGACTCATGACTATGGATTTGCATGCAGATCAAATTCAGGGTTTTTTTGATATACCTGTAGATCATTTGTATGCATCTAGAATATTCATTGATTATATTAAAAAATTAAACATGGATCAATTAACTATTGCTTCTCCAGATATGGGTGGAGCTAAAAGAGCTAGAAGCTATGCTTGTTATTTGGGAACAGATGTAGTAATCTGTTATAAAGAAAGGAAAAAAGCAAATGAAATTGAATTTATGAATCTTATAGGAAATGTTGTAGATAAAAATATCATATTGATAGATGATATGGTAGATACAGCTGGAACTTTAACAGAAGCCGCAAACTTAATAAAAAAACAAGGAGCTAAAAGTGTACGAGCTATTGCTACTCATCCAGTTTTATCTGGGAATTCATATGAAAAAATAAATAAATCCGAACTTGAAGAATTAGTAGTTACAGATACTATTCCTATAAGTGAAGTTAAATATAGTGATAAAATTAAAGTTTTATCTTGTGCATCACTTTTTGCTGAAGTAATGCAATCAGTACACAATGATGAATCTATCAGTAATAAATTCATAATATGAAATATGTAAATATATACGGTCAAAAAAGAAATGTAGGTAAAAAGGCTGTTCGTTCTATTCGACTTTCTGGAAAAATACCATGTATTTTATATGGAAAAGATATTAATATTCCATTTTTCACTTCATTAGAAAATTTAAAAAAAATAGTGTATACAACGGAATTTCATGGAGTAATCATTCAAATAGAGGGATATGAAAATATAAATGCAGTTCGAAAAGAAATACAATTTGATCCTGTTAATGATAAAATATTACATGTAGATTTTTTTCAAATTAATGAATCGAAACCTATTATATTAGAAATTCCTATAAAATTTTTTGGAAGACCGATTGGAGTTTCTAAAGGCGGAGAATATTATTCTCCAATTAGAAAATTAAAAATAAAAGCTTTTCCATCTAATATTCCAGAATATATAAAATTGAATATAGATTCTTTAGATATAGGAGATAAGATAATAGTTGATGATTTATATAATAGTCAATATGTTATATTACATTCTTCTAATACGCTTATAGCAAGAGTAAAAAATTCACGTATAAATATTAAAGAATCCCAAGAAGAAAATAAAGAAGATCAAAAAGAAAAAGAAAATCCAAAAGGAGAAGAAGATAAGAAAGGAAAAAATAAATAATGTTTTTAGATTATTATTTTATGAAAATAGCTTTAAAAGAAGCTTTTATTGCTTTTCAAAAGAATGAAGTTCCTATAGGAGCTGCAATAACATGTGACGATGTAGTAATAGCAAAAGCTCATAATTTAACTGAAACTTTCAATAATATTACCGCACATGCAGAAATTTTAGTTCTTAATTTAGCATCCAATTATTTGAAAAATAAATACATGAAGGAATGCACCTTATATGTCACTATAGAACCATGTATTATGTGTGCTGGAGCTTTATTTTGGTCTCAAATAGGAAGAGTAGTTTGTGGAGCTTCCAACCATTCTAGAATAGGATTTTTGTCTTCTGGTATCCAATTACATCCAAAAACTAAATTTGTTTCTGGAGTAATGAAAAATCAGTGTCAAGATGTTATTCAAAAATTCTTCTTTCTTAGAAGGATTGAGAAAAACAAAATTATGTAAGTACTTTTTTAGCTTTTTTCTTTATTTTTATTTTTAGTATAATCGGTAAAGTTGTAGTAAATACGATTAATAATATTATCCATTCAAGATGATTTTTTAATTCAGGAAAACTTTTATCTAAATAATGTCCAGCTAACATAATAGAAAAAGTCCAAGTAAGTGCTCCAATAATATTATATACCATAAATTTTTTAAAACTTATACGAATTACTCCTGCCACAATGGGAGCAAAAGAACGAAAAACTGGGAGAAATCGACTCATAATCAATGCAGTTGTTTTGTATTTGTTGTAAAATAATTTTGCTAGAATAAGATGTTTTTTCTTAAAAAGAAATGAATCCTTTTTTTTATATAATAATTTTCCTGATTTATATCCTAACCAATATCCTTGCATATTACCAAGAATAGCAACTCCAGCTACAATTAAAATAATTACAAAAAAGGGAACATTATAAAAATTTTTGCATAAGTCTTCTCCAAAAATTCCAGCAGTAAATAATAAAGAGTCTCCTGGCAATAAAAACCCAATAAAAAATCCTGTTTCTGCAAAAACTATTGCTAAGAGAACAAACAAAGCTGTTTTTCCAAAATATAAGAATATCCATCTTGGATTGAATAAATGCTGAAAAAAGTCCCAAAGATCCAACATACTACAAATACGAGAAATAAAACTAAATATTTCCATTTTCTCTATTTTTTATATTTTCTCCTTAAATTCTATAGATTTTACTAGTTGATAGGAAAAAATGAAAATCAAGGAGAAAATATAAAAAATACTTATTTTCATATTTTCTTAAATCTTAATTCAAAAAAACATATGGAGTATTTATTCAAATTCATTAATATTTTAGGATGGATTCCTAATATGTTTTTTTTTATAATAGGTTTTATGTTTATAATTTTTTGGCTGTATCGGATATTTCATTTTATTGATTAATAAAAAATTAGTTAATTTTGTTGAATAAATCCAAATTTTATGTATAAAAATGAAAAAAAGTGAGAAGGACAAACTCATATTTTTTAATGAAAAAGCTTATGAAATACTAAGAAATTATCTACTTAAAAAAGTAGATTCCATAAAAAATACATTTATTTTAGTGGATGACAAAACTTATCAATATTGTCTTCCTGTTCTTCTTTCTCATGTAGACTCCCTAAAAGAATCTAACTTAATTAGAATAAAATCAGGGGAAAAAGAAAAAAATATTCATACATGCATTCAAATATGTAAAATTTTAGAGAATTTTAAAGCAAATAGAAAAAGTTTAATCCTAAATTTAGGAGGAGGTGTTGTAACAGATATAGGTGGATTCGTTGCTTCTATATTTAAAAGAGGAATTTGTTTTGTGAATATTCCTACTTCCTTATTAGGAATGGTTGATGCTTCTATAGGATATAAAACAGGTATTAATTTAGATTCTATTAAAAATGAAATAGGATCTTTTTATATTCCAGAATTTTTAATAATTGATCCTAATTTTTTGAAAACACTATCTAATCAAGAAATCATTTCTGGAATGTCTGAGGTGTTTAAACATGGTTTAATAGCAGATAAAGATTTTTGGATAAATCTAAATAATATAAAAAACATTATTGATATAACAGACAATCAATGGGATCATTTAATTTGTAGATCTATTTTGATAAAACAAAAAATTGTAGATCAAGACCCTAAAGAGAAAGGATTAAGAAAAATTCTTAATTTTGGACATACTATTGGACATGCTTTAGAAAGTTATTTTATGAATACGGATAAAGTTATATTACATGGAATAGCAGTGGTTATAGGTATGATATGCGAATCTTGGATTTCATATAAAATTAATGGGTTATCCATCTCTGATTATGAGAATATAAAATTTACACTTTCTAAATTTTATTCAATCCAAAATAAAATTTTGAATCTATCTGATTCAGAAATTGAAAAAATACTGGTGATTATGGAATATGATAAAAAAAATGAAAAAAACAAAATTCAATTTTCTTTACTAAAAGAGATAGGAAAATGTTCTTATAATTGTCAAGTACCACATTCTTTGATCAGAGAATGTTTTTTTGAACTAAAAAACATAGATTTTTCTTAATTTATTAATATTCTTTATATTAGAACAAATATAATAAACCTCATAATTTTTATAAAAAATGAGTGAAGGAGAAAAATTGGTTCCCATCAATATAGAAGATGAAATGAAATCATCTTACATAGATTATTCTATGTCTGTTATTGTATCTAGAGCTCTTCCTGACGCTAGAGATGGATTAAAGCCTGTACATAGAAGAGTTCTTTATGGAATGTATAAATTAGGAGTTCTTTCTAAGAGCTCTTACAAAAAATCAGCTCGTATTGTTGGAGAAGTTTTAGGAAAATATCATCCACATGGAGATGTTTCTGTTTACGACACTATGGTTCGTATGGCTCAAAAATGGATTCTTCGTTACCCATTAATAGATGGACAAGGAAATTTTGGATCATTAGATGCAGACCCACCTGCAGCTATGCGTTATACAGAGGTAAGAATGAAAAAAATATCTGAAGAAATGCTGTTGGATTTAAAAAAAGATACGGTAGATATTCAATTAAATTTTGATGATTCTTTAGAGGAACCGAAAGTTTTACCTACACGCATTCCTAATCTTCTCATTAATGGATCTTCTGGTATTGCAGTTGGAATGGCTACTAACATTCCTCCTCATAATTTAAAAGAGACTATAAATGCTATTTGTGCTTATATAGACAATGATAATAATTTATCAGTAGAACAAATTATGAAATACATTAAAGCTCCAGACTTTCCAACAGGTGGTATTATTTATGGATATGATGGAGTTAAAAACGCTTTTCATACTGGAAGAGGACGTATTATTTTGCGTGCGAAAGTTCATTTTGAAGAAGTTCAAGGAAGACAATGTATTATAGTAGATGAAATTCCTTACCAAGTGAATAAAGCAGATATGATAACTAAAACTGTAGGATTAATGAAAGAAGGGAAAATGGAAGGGATTTATCAAATTCGTGATGAATCGGATAGAAATGGATTACGAATTGTTTATGTTCTGAAACAAAACACAAATCCTAAAATTTTATTGAATAAATTATTTCAATATACTTCACTACAAACTTATTTTAACGTTAATAATATAGCATTAGTTAATGGGAATCCTGTTCAATTAAATATAAAGGATCTTATTCAAAATTTTGTGGATCATCGAAATGATGTTATTGTTCGTCGTACAAAATATGAATTAAAAAAATGTAAAAATCGTGTTCATATATTAATGGGATTTTTTAAAATATTAGATCATTTAGAAATTATGATTCAAATGATTAAAAGATCCAAAAATCATTATGAAGCTTGTTTCACTCTGATTAAAGAATTTAAAATATCAGAGGATCAATCTAAATCTATTTTAGATATGCGCTTACAAAGTCTTACTTCTTTAGAGCTAAAAAAATTGAAAAGAGAATATGATGAAATTGTAAAAAAAATAGAGTTTTTTCAAAATGTTTTAAATCAAAATTCTATAAGAAAAAAAATTATTCAAGAAGAACTTTTAGATATCAAGAAAAAATATCAAGATTCACGACGAACACAAATTGATTATTCAGGAAGTGAAGTGCATATAGAAGATTTAATTGAAAATGAACAAGTAGTTTTAACTATTTCTCATGCTGGTTATATCAAAAGAACATCTTTATCGGAATACAAACGTCAAGGAAGAGGTGGGATAGGAAATAGAGGAGCTATAGCCAGAGAGTCTGATTTTTTTAAACATTTGCTTATAGCAACAAATCATCAATATCTACTTTTTTTTACAGAAAAAGGAAAATGTTTCTGGTTAAGAGTATATGAAATTCCGGAAGGATCTAAAATTTCTAAAGGAAGAGCTATACAAAATATTATTCATCTTCAAAAAGATGATAAAGTGAATGCTTATATATTAACAGGAGATCTTACTAAGAAAGAGTACGTGAAAGATCACTACGTTATGATGGTAACTCAAAAAGGTATCATTAAAAAAACATCCTTGGAAAATTACTCTAGACCTAGAAAATATGGAATAAATGCTATCATAATTCGTAAAGGAGATTCTTTGTTAGAAGCTATTTTAACTAAGGGAGATAGTCATGTTTTTATTGCTGTAAAAAGTGGGAGAATTATTCGTTTTTCAGAAAATAAAGTTCGTTCAACTGGAAGAACTTCTTCCGGAGTAATAGGAATTCATTTTACAGTTAAGGATGATATGGTAATTGGAATGATATGTGTTGGTGTAGAGGAAAAAGGACATTTGCTAGTTGTTTCTAAAAAAGGATTTGGGAAGAGGTCACATTTAAAAAATTATCGTGTTACTAATCGTGGAGGGAAAGGGATAAAAACAATAAATATCACTAGAAAAACAGGGTGTTTGATTGCTATAAAATATGTTACAGATCAAGATGATTTGATGATCATTAAAAAATCCGGTATTATTATACGTATATCTGTTTCAGACATAAGAGTTATGGGAAGGACAACTCAAGGTGTTAGATTGATTAATTTAAAAGAAAATGATGCCATAGCTGATGTTGCTCAAGTTTATAAACCTCCTATTATGGAATTTCATTAAAATTACGTAATATTTGAACGCATTCTGAAATGTAAAAATCTTTTTTTAAATTTTTTTTCCATTCTTTTTGTTCTTTGGATTCTAACTTTTCTTGATTGATCTCATAAGAAGAAGGAAATATTAATGATCCGTATATATTCAAATAATTTTTTATTTTTTGAGAAATTTTCTTTTTTATTTTTGTTTTTCTGTTTTGGAGATATAATTTTTCCCAGTTCAAAGACAATTTTTTAGTTTTTGAAAAATTTTTTTCTAATGATTGTATAGTTTTATAAATAGTAATTAAACCCTTTTTTTTACTTAAACGGTTAATACTTTTTATCTT encodes the following:
- a CDS encoding homoserine kinase; this translates as MKGIKIFSPATVANLACGFDVIGLALDHPKDEIFLYKSNNPGIRINRTYGTPLPNDPKKNVAFIALQFLLKKYQQKKEEKIGFEMELIKNIHPGSGIGSSAASAAGVVYGANVLLGNPFSTIQLIRFAMEGERFASGTAHADNVAPAIMGGVTLVRSYKPLDITKLHSPNELWVSIIHPQIEIRTSDAREILKQKILMTDAIRQWGNIGSLVAGLYQENYELISRSLEDVIVEPIRAMLIPAFYELKIRCKEIGALGGGISGSGPSVFMLSKGNNTAKKVTEMMNRVYSPLKIDYKTYTSPINQQGVKWSKII
- the thrC gene encoding threonine synthase, producing the protein MLYHSLENYKNLVSFENAVLKGLSPDGGLYVPERIPKLEHQFIHNISNYDIDTIAMNIIKPYIGKSIPEDFIHNIICDTLNFPFPLQKIHDNIHVLELFHGPTLAFKDVGARFMAGCLSYFSKRIGQNVTVLVATSGDTGGAVAQGFHKKPGIEVIILYPYNGISSLQEQQITSLGDNIFSVAINGNFDNCQKMVKKAFLDKKIQKKYLLTSANSINIARWIPQMFYYFLAYRKIKMMGNTKELIFSVPSGNFGNICAGMMAEKMGVPIKLFIASTNINDTIPRFLKYEKYHPLPVKKTISNAMDISDPSNFSRIWNFLYKKNIFQLKQKLFSYQFTDKNTLDTINIVWKKYKYMLDPHGSIGYLGLRKYLQEVKDSSSRIAIFLETAHPIKFIDEIPSSLRGEIIAPDILKKFLSRKVKKQKISLSNDFNVFRDWLLERR
- a CDS encoding thymidylate synthase; protein product: MKQYLNLLKNVLKNGIKKQDRTGIGTISIFGYHMRFNLEKGFPLLTTKKLNLRSIIYELLWFLKGDTNIQYLKDNQVSIWDEWSDKNGNLGPIYGFQWRKWPTYDGFFIDQITNLIKEIKLNPNSRRLIVSSWNVGMIKNMALPPCHLLFQFYVSDKKLSLLLYQRSADIFLGLPFNIASYALLLIMLSKTLDLKEKELIHTVGDAHIYNNHIKQVKLQIKRTPRKLPKMILNPLVKNIFEFRFEDFQLKDYNPYPHIKGDVAI
- a CDS encoding ribose-phosphate pyrophosphokinase, which produces MNQKVLFFSTRSGLKLAKNISSFYGPFLGKVQFLKFSDGEYTPCFEQSVRGSRVFLIGSTFPPVDNLMELLLMCDAARRASANNITLVIPYFGWARQDHKDKPRTPIAAKLIANLMVASGATRLMTMDLHADQIQGFFDIPVDHLYASRIFIDYIKKLNMDQLTIASPDMGGAKRARSYACYLGTDVVICYKERKKANEIEFMNLIGNVVDKNIILIDDMVDTAGTLTEAANLIKKQGAKSVRAIATHPVLSGNSYEKINKSELEELVVTDTIPISEVKYSDKIKVLSCASLFAEVMQSVHNDESISNKFII
- a CDS encoding 50S ribosomal protein L25, whose protein sequence is MKYVNIYGQKRNVGKKAVRSIRLSGKIPCILYGKDINIPFFTSLENLKKIVYTTEFHGVIIQIEGYENINAVRKEIQFDPVNDKILHVDFFQINESKPIILEIPIKFFGRPIGVSKGGEYYSPIRKLKIKAFPSNIPEYIKLNIDSLDIGDKIIVDDLYNSQYVILHSSNTLIARVKNSRINIKESQEENKEDQKEKENPKGEEDKKGKNK
- a CDS encoding nucleoside deaminase; this encodes MKIALKEAFIAFQKNEVPIGAAITCDDVVIAKAHNLTETFNNITAHAEILVLNLASNYLKNKYMKECTLYVTIEPCIMCAGALFWSQIGRVVCGASNHSRIGFLSSGIQLHPKTKFVSGVMKNQCQDVIQKFFFLRRIEKNKIM
- a CDS encoding DedA family protein, encoding MLDLWDFFQHLFNPRWIFLYFGKTALFVLLAIVFAETGFFIGFLLPGDSLLFTAGIFGEDLCKNFYNVPFFVIILIVAGVAILGNMQGYWLGYKSGKLLYKKKDSFLFKKKHLILAKLFYNKYKTTALIMSRFLPVFRSFAPIVAGVIRISFKKFMVYNIIGALTWTFSIMLAGHYLDKSFPELKNHLEWIILLIVFTTTLPIILKIKIKKKAKKVLT
- the aroB gene encoding 3-dehydroquinate synthase; translated protein: MKKSEKDKLIFFNEKAYEILRNYLLKKVDSIKNTFILVDDKTYQYCLPVLLSHVDSLKESNLIRIKSGEKEKNIHTCIQICKILENFKANRKSLILNLGGGVVTDIGGFVASIFKRGICFVNIPTSLLGMVDASIGYKTGINLDSIKNEIGSFYIPEFLIIDPNFLKTLSNQEIISGMSEVFKHGLIADKDFWINLNNIKNIIDITDNQWDHLICRSILIKQKIVDQDPKEKGLRKILNFGHTIGHALESYFMNTDKVILHGIAVVIGMICESWISYKINGLSISDYENIKFTLSKFYSIQNKILNLSDSEIEKILVIMEYDKKNEKNKIQFSLLKEIGKCSYNCQVPHSLIRECFFELKNIDFS
- the gyrA gene encoding DNA gyrase subunit A — protein: MSEGEKLVPINIEDEMKSSYIDYSMSVIVSRALPDARDGLKPVHRRVLYGMYKLGVLSKSSYKKSARIVGEVLGKYHPHGDVSVYDTMVRMAQKWILRYPLIDGQGNFGSLDADPPAAMRYTEVRMKKISEEMLLDLKKDTVDIQLNFDDSLEEPKVLPTRIPNLLINGSSGIAVGMATNIPPHNLKETINAICAYIDNDNNLSVEQIMKYIKAPDFPTGGIIYGYDGVKNAFHTGRGRIILRAKVHFEEVQGRQCIIVDEIPYQVNKADMITKTVGLMKEGKMEGIYQIRDESDRNGLRIVYVLKQNTNPKILLNKLFQYTSLQTYFNVNNIALVNGNPVQLNIKDLIQNFVDHRNDVIVRRTKYELKKCKNRVHILMGFFKILDHLEIMIQMIKRSKNHYEACFTLIKEFKISEDQSKSILDMRLQSLTSLELKKLKREYDEIVKKIEFFQNVLNQNSIRKKIIQEELLDIKKKYQDSRRTQIDYSGSEVHIEDLIENEQVVLTISHAGYIKRTSLSEYKRQGRGGIGNRGAIARESDFFKHLLIATNHQYLLFFTEKGKCFWLRVYEIPEGSKISKGRAIQNIIHLQKDDKVNAYILTGDLTKKEYVKDHYVMMVTQKGIIKKTSLENYSRPRKYGINAIIIRKGDSLLEAILTKGDSHVFIAVKSGRIIRFSENKVRSTGRTSSGVIGIHFTVKDDMVIGMICVGVEEKGHLLVVSKKGFGKRSHLKNYRVTNRGGKGIKTINITRKTGCLIAIKYVTDQDDLMIIKKSGIIIRISVSDIRVMGRTTQGVRLINLKENDAIADVAQVYKPPIMEFH